The Candidatus Phaeomarinobacter ectocarpi genome includes a region encoding these proteins:
- a CDS encoding TCR/Tet family MFS transporter: protein MSSEAEATKNPVAKRALPFLLITILIDAIGVGIIVPVLPSLITEVTELDLSDAALWGGALIFIYALMSFLFAPVLGNLSDRFGRRPVLIIGLTVLGIDYVVMALAPTIWWLLVGRTMSGIAAATFTTANAYIADVTTPNDRAKSYGLLGAAWGTGFMMGPVLGGLVADFADSARAPFYLAAVLAFANAAYGFLLLPESLPPEKRRAFDIKRANTIGAIRMVAKHPGLLGLLIAMVFYQIGHDANPAIWSFYTMYKFGWDAGDVGWSLGFVGVCLIFSMGWLTGYAVPRLGEKRAILIGFTSAGIGFLGYALATQSWMMYVATIFFAMVGIGSSALRSVLSKQVSETEQGELQGAITSVMGLTAIFTPLVMTGLFSAFTGDDAPIHLPGAPYLLATVAMVASICMVLIFIGRVAVKPQPARGDAD from the coding sequence GTGTCCAGCGAAGCGGAGGCCACGAAAAATCCGGTCGCCAAACGCGCCCTTCCCTTCCTGCTCATCACCATTCTGATTGATGCGATCGGCGTCGGCATCATTGTGCCGGTATTGCCCAGCCTGATCACCGAAGTAACGGAGCTGGACCTGTCCGATGCCGCCTTGTGGGGCGGCGCGCTCATTTTCATCTACGCCCTGATGAGCTTTCTGTTTGCGCCGGTGCTCGGCAATCTGTCGGACCGGTTTGGCCGACGGCCGGTGCTTATTATTGGCCTGACCGTTCTTGGTATCGACTACGTGGTCATGGCGCTGGCCCCCACTATCTGGTGGCTTTTGGTCGGGCGCACCATGTCCGGCATCGCTGCGGCCACCTTCACCACCGCCAATGCCTACATCGCCGACGTGACAACACCCAATGACCGCGCGAAATCCTACGGGCTGCTCGGTGCCGCATGGGGCACAGGCTTCATGATGGGGCCGGTGCTGGGTGGATTGGTAGCCGACTTTGCCGACAGCGCCCGCGCACCATTCTATCTGGCTGCCGTGCTTGCCTTTGCCAACGCCGCTTACGGCTTCCTCCTCCTGCCCGAAAGCCTGCCCCCCGAGAAGCGCCGCGCCTTTGATATCAAGCGGGCAAACACCATTGGTGCTATCCGCATGGTCGCCAAGCATCCGGGCCTGCTGGGGCTGCTCATCGCGATGGTGTTCTACCAGATCGGTCACGATGCCAATCCGGCCATTTGGTCGTTCTACACCATGTACAAATTCGGATGGGACGCGGGCGACGTCGGCTGGTCGCTGGGGTTTGTCGGCGTCTGCCTGATCTTCTCGATGGGATGGCTGACAGGCTATGCTGTCCCGCGACTGGGAGAAAAACGCGCCATACTCATTGGATTCACCAGCGCAGGCATCGGCTTTCTGGGATATGCCCTCGCCACTCAAAGCTGGATGATGTACGTCGCCACCATCTTCTTCGCCATGGTCGGCATCGGCTCTTCCGCCCTGCGGTCAGTTCTGTCCAAACAGGTGTCAGAAACAGAACAGGGCGAACTGCAGGGTGCCATCACCAGCGTGATGGGCCTCACGGCCATCTTTACGCCGCTTGTGATGACCGGTCTTTTCTCGGCCTTCACCGGTGACGATGCACCAATCCATCTGCCCGGAGCGCCCTACCTCCTCGCAACGGTGGCCATGGTCGCGAGCATCTGCATGGTCCTGATCTTCATCGGGCGAGTGGCCGTCAAACCGCAGCCGGCAAGAGGTGACGCGGACTAA
- a CDS encoding cation transporter, whose translation MSAGCNHDVDFDGASAAYKRALWAVIAINGVMFFVEGSAGFAGQSMALKADALDFAGDTATYAMSLMVIGMALHWRARAALVKGFSLLLMGLGVLGLTAYRVIFLNDPSAEIMGSIAALALVANIVSVLILMKFRDGDANVRSVWLCSRNDAIGNVAVIAAAGVVAVSGTAWPDLAVAAFMAWLFTSSAVSIIQQARAELRSIPVAA comes from the coding sequence ATGAGCGCAGGGTGCAATCACGACGTGGATTTTGACGGGGCAAGTGCTGCCTACAAACGGGCATTATGGGCCGTGATTGCCATTAACGGCGTGATGTTTTTCGTGGAAGGGAGTGCCGGCTTTGCCGGGCAATCCATGGCGCTCAAGGCTGATGCGCTGGACTTTGCCGGTGATACGGCGACATACGCCATGTCGCTGATGGTCATTGGTATGGCGCTGCACTGGCGGGCACGGGCAGCGCTTGTCAAAGGTTTCTCGCTGCTTCTCATGGGCCTGGGGGTGCTTGGCCTGACGGCGTATCGCGTGATTTTTCTCAACGATCCATCAGCAGAAATCATGGGGAGCATTGCCGCACTGGCGCTAGTGGCAAACATCGTGAGTGTCCTGATCCTGATGAAGTTTCGGGATGGGGATGCCAATGTGCGGTCTGTCTGGCTGTGCAGCCGAAATGATGCGATCGGCAATGTTGCCGTGATTGCTGCTGCAGGTGTGGTCGCTGTTTCAGGGACGGCCTGGCCGGACCTTGCGGTTGCGGCTTTCATGGCGTGGTTGTTTACAAGCTCCGCAGTGTCCATCATCCAGCAGGCGCGCGCAGAGCTGCGGTCGATACCGGTTGCCGCTTAG
- a CDS encoding MerR family transcriptional regulator has product MFTIGKLAKQSGVKVQTIRYYEEIGLMPIAERSAGNQRLYTQAHADRLGFVRHGRELGFPLDAIRTLLDLTDKPDASCEEADQIARARLQEVESRIARLEALKTELTRMIAQCAHGTASDCRVIEVLAATDHAECATDDHLADATPRLAP; this is encoded by the coding sequence ATGTTCACGATCGGAAAGCTGGCAAAGCAAAGCGGCGTCAAGGTTCAGACCATCCGCTACTACGAGGAAATCGGCCTGATGCCGATCGCGGAACGCTCAGCGGGCAATCAGCGCCTCTACACCCAGGCCCATGCAGACCGGCTGGGATTTGTCCGCCACGGGCGCGAGCTGGGGTTCCCCCTCGACGCCATCCGTACACTGCTGGATCTGACCGACAAACCCGATGCCTCTTGCGAAGAAGCAGACCAGATAGCCCGTGCCCGCCTGCAAGAAGTCGAAAGCCGCATCGCGCGCTTGGAAGCCCTCAAGACAGAACTCACCCGCATGATTGCGCAATGCGCACATGGAACCGCATCGGACTGCCGGGTGATTGAAGTGCTGGCGGCGACAGATCACGCAGAATGCGCAACCGATGACCATCTGGCAGACGCAACGCCTAGGCTTGCGCCCTGA
- a CDS encoding aspartate/glutamate racemase family protein yields the protein MKRRALVLTLLHTSPRHVDVFERLFARLTGGDISQDQPEIRLSHLVREDLLQRAIVSGVLPEDTRARAVRILHEATASSDAVLCTCSTLGPAADEANAKTEKPVLRVDRPMAAEAARAGRSIAVLATLKCTLQPTCDLVADEVRHVAEKPDIAPVLVDGAWDAFEAGDTDKMNQLIADSILLAQQAGANVIVLAQASMMDALDGMDMSVPVLTSPAGGLAAAIAAVRAQA from the coding sequence GTGAAGCGTCGTGCTCTTGTTTTGACACTGCTGCACACGTCGCCCCGGCACGTTGACGTTTTTGAACGTCTTTTTGCGCGCCTCACCGGCGGTGACATCAGTCAGGACCAGCCGGAGATCCGGTTGTCTCATCTGGTGCGTGAAGACCTGCTGCAGCGCGCGATCGTGTCCGGCGTTCTTCCCGAGGACACGCGCGCCCGTGCGGTGCGCATCCTGCACGAAGCCACCGCGTCCTCGGATGCTGTGCTTTGCACCTGTTCCACGCTTGGTCCCGCTGCGGATGAAGCAAATGCCAAAACGGAAAAACCCGTTCTTCGCGTGGATCGCCCCATGGCTGCGGAGGCAGCGCGGGCGGGTCGCTCGATTGCCGTTCTTGCGACCCTCAAATGCACGCTCCAACCAACCTGTGACCTGGTTGCGGATGAAGTGCGCCATGTTGCCGAAAAGCCGGACATCGCTCCGGTCCTGGTTGACGGGGCGTGGGATGCATTTGAGGCTGGCGACACGGACAAGATGAACCAGCTTATTGCCGATAGCATTCTCCTGGCCCAGCAGGCCGGAGCCAATGTCATCGTGCTGGCTCAAGCCTCCATGATGGATGCGCTGGACGGCATGGATATGTCCGTGCCTGTGCTGACGAGTCCGGCGGGTGGTCTGGCTGCGGCGATTGCGGCGGTCAGGGCGCAAGCCTAG
- the ilvC gene encoding ketol-acid reductoisomerase: MRVYYDRDADVNLIKGKKVAIIGYGSQGHAHALNMRDSGVADVAVALRASSASAKKAEGEGLPVMSVADAAKWADVMMMVTPDELQADIYKDHLEANMKPGSALMFAHGLNVHFNLLQPRADIDVLMVAPKGPGHTVRGEFQRGAGVPCLIAIHQDATGNAHDIGLSYASAIGGGRAGIIETTFKEECETDLFGEQAVLCGGLSELIKAGYETLTEAGYAPEMAYFECLHEVKLIVDMMYEGGIATMNYSVSNTAEYGGYVTGPRIVNSETKAEMKRVLEDIQTGKFTRDWMLENKVAQTSFKATRARNAAHPIEEVGEKLRAMMPWIAETKMVDKEKN, encoded by the coding sequence ATGCGCGTTTATTATGATCGCGACGCCGACGTCAATCTCATCAAGGGCAAGAAAGTTGCCATCATCGGCTATGGCTCCCAGGGCCACGCCCACGCGCTGAACATGCGCGACAGTGGTGTTGCAGATGTGGCTGTTGCCCTTCGCGCAAGCTCCGCCTCGGCCAAGAAAGCTGAAGGCGAAGGCCTGCCGGTCATGAGTGTGGCTGATGCTGCCAAGTGGGCCGACGTCATGATGATGGTGACGCCGGACGAACTGCAGGCGGATATCTACAAGGATCATCTGGAAGCCAACATGAAGCCGGGTTCCGCGCTGATGTTTGCCCATGGTCTCAATGTTCACTTCAACCTGCTGCAGCCCCGCGCTGACATTGATGTGCTGATGGTTGCACCCAAGGGTCCCGGCCACACGGTGCGCGGTGAGTTCCAGCGCGGTGCCGGCGTGCCCTGCCTGATCGCGATCCATCAGGACGCAACCGGCAACGCCCATGACATCGGTCTGTCCTATGCCTCTGCCATCGGCGGTGGCCGTGCCGGTATCATTGAAACAACCTTCAAGGAAGAGTGCGAAACCGACCTCTTCGGCGAGCAGGCGGTTCTGTGTGGTGGCCTCTCCGAGCTCATCAAGGCCGGCTACGAAACACTGACGGAAGCAGGCTATGCGCCTGAGATGGCGTATTTCGAGTGCCTCCACGAAGTGAAGCTGATCGTTGACATGATGTATGAAGGCGGCATCGCCACCATGAACTACTCCGTGTCCAACACGGCTGAGTATGGCGGCTATGTCACCGGTCCGCGGATCGTGAATTCCGAAACCAAGGCTGAAATGAAGCGTGTTCTGGAAGACATCCAGACCGGCAAATTCACCCGTGACTGGATGCTGGAAAACAAGGTCGCCCAGACAAGCTTCAAGGCAACGCGTGCCCGCAATGCGGCTCACCCGATTGAAGAAGTCGGTGAAAAGCTGCGCGCCATGATGCCTTGGATTGCCGAGACAAAAATGGTCGACAAAGAAAAGAACTAG
- the ilvN gene encoding acetolactate synthase small subunit yields MPAAAEIESHTIAVLVDNEAGVLARVIGLFSGRGYNIESLTVAEVDEDAHKSRITIVTNGTPMVIEQIKAQLDRLVPVHKVVDLTLDTISIEREMALVKVSGTGEKRVEALRLSDAFRASVLDTTHSSFVFEITGSPEKINAFVNLMRPLGLVDVSRTGVVAIARGAEQM; encoded by the coding sequence ATGCCAGCTGCTGCCGAAATTGAAAGCCACACCATTGCCGTTCTCGTGGACAACGAGGCGGGCGTTCTGGCGCGTGTCATCGGCCTGTTTTCAGGGCGCGGATACAATATTGAGAGCCTGACTGTCGCCGAGGTCGATGAAGATGCGCACAAGTCGCGCATCACCATTGTGACCAATGGCACGCCCATGGTGATTGAACAGATCAAGGCCCAGCTGGACCGGCTGGTGCCGGTTCACAAGGTAGTGGACCTGACGCTGGACACGATTTCCATTGAGCGCGAAATGGCGCTGGTGAAAGTCTCCGGCACCGGCGAGAAACGCGTTGAGGCGCTGCGCCTGTCTGATGCCTTCCGCGCCAGTGTGCTGGACACCACGCACTCGTCTTTCGTTTTTGAGATCACCGGCTCGCCGGAAAAGATCAATGCATTCGTCAATCTCATGCGCCCGCTGGGCCTTGTCGATGTCAGCCGTACCGGCGTCGTCGCCATTGCCCGCGGTGCGGAGCAGATGTAA
- a CDS encoding acetolactate synthase 3 large subunit — protein MASRELSGAEMVVKAMEDHGVDTLFGYPGGAVLPIYDALFDRESIKHVLVRHEQGAVHAAEGYARSSGKPGVVLVTSGPGATNAVTGLTDALMDSIPLVCITGQVPTHLIGNDAFQEADTVGITRPCTKHNWLVQSVDDLPRILHEAFYVATHGRPGPVVVDIPKDIQFQLGMYSGPTTQGHPTYRPQVKGNIDRIKEAIDLIATAKKPIFYTGGGVINSGPEASQLLREFVRTTGFPITSTLMGLGAYPASDKQWLGMLGMHGTYEANWAMHDCDVMINLGARFDDRVTGVLDKFAPGSKKIHVDIDPSSINKNVHVDIPIIGDVAHVLEDMLRLWKAKAAKQDKASLEQWWSQIEGWRARKSLEFKNSDTIIKPQHAVQRLWELTKGPDTYITTEVGQHQMWAAQHFHFDEPNRWMTSGGLGTMGYGLPAAIGVQMAHPDALVVDIAGEASIQMCMQEMSTAIQYDLPVKIFILNNEYMGMVRQWQQLLHGARYSHSYSEALPDFVKLAEAYGGVGIRAETPAELDDKIREMVDVKKPVLFDCIVDKTENCFPMIPSGAAHNDMILADEAKDPTDAISEEGKILV, from the coding sequence ATGGCCTCGCGCGAGTTGAGCGGTGCGGAGATGGTTGTCAAAGCCATGGAGGACCACGGCGTGGATACGCTGTTCGGGTATCCAGGCGGCGCCGTGCTTCCCATCTATGACGCGCTTTTTGACCGTGAATCGATCAAGCACGTGCTCGTCCGCCATGAGCAGGGCGCTGTTCATGCGGCTGAAGGCTATGCACGCTCGTCCGGCAAGCCGGGCGTTGTGCTGGTTACCTCAGGCCCCGGTGCGACCAATGCGGTCACCGGTCTGACAGATGCCCTTATGGATTCCATTCCGCTGGTTTGCATTACCGGCCAGGTGCCGACGCATCTGATTGGCAATGATGCCTTTCAGGAAGCGGACACGGTCGGCATCACGCGGCCGTGCACCAAGCATAATTGGCTGGTTCAGTCCGTTGATGATCTGCCACGCATTCTGCACGAAGCGTTTTACGTCGCGACCCATGGTCGTCCGGGTCCGGTTGTTGTTGATATCCCCAAGGACATCCAGTTTCAGCTGGGCATGTATTCCGGGCCGACCACACAAGGGCACCCGACATACCGCCCGCAGGTCAAAGGCAACATCGATCGGATCAAGGAAGCGATTGATCTCATTGCCACGGCCAAGAAGCCGATCTTCTATACAGGCGGCGGCGTCATCAATTCAGGCCCGGAAGCAAGCCAGCTTCTGCGTGAATTCGTTCGCACGACCGGCTTCCCAATCACGTCCACCTTGATGGGACTGGGTGCTTATCCTGCCAGCGACAAGCAGTGGCTGGGCATGCTGGGCATGCACGGGACGTATGAAGCCAACTGGGCGATGCATGACTGTGACGTCATGATCAACCTGGGTGCCCGCTTTGACGACCGCGTCACCGGCGTCCTCGACAAATTCGCGCCAGGCTCGAAGAAGATTCACGTTGATATCGACCCGTCGTCCATCAACAAGAACGTCCATGTCGATATCCCGATCATCGGCGATGTCGCCCACGTCCTTGAGGACATGCTGCGTCTGTGGAAGGCCAAGGCCGCCAAGCAGGACAAGGCATCACTTGAGCAGTGGTGGTCACAGATTGAAGGTTGGCGTGCGCGCAAATCGCTTGAGTTCAAGAACTCCGACACGATCATCAAGCCGCAGCATGCGGTTCAGCGGTTGTGGGAACTGACCAAGGGCCCCGACACATACATCACGACGGAAGTCGGGCAGCACCAGATGTGGGCGGCCCAGCATTTCCATTTTGATGAGCCGAACCGCTGGATGACATCCGGTGGTCTGGGCACCATGGGCTATGGCCTTCCGGCTGCCATTGGCGTGCAGATGGCGCACCCTGATGCGCTGGTTGTGGACATTGCCGGTGAAGCGTCCATCCAGATGTGCATGCAGGAGATGTCGACGGCGATCCAGTATGATCTGCCGGTCAAGATTTTCATCCTGAACAACGAATATATGGGCATGGTCCGCCAGTGGCAGCAGTTGCTGCACGGCGCGCGCTACTCACATTCCTATTCCGAGGCGCTGCCGGACTTTGTAAAGCTGGCAGAGGCATATGGCGGCGTCGGCATCCGGGCTGAAACCCCGGCGGAACTCGACGACAAGATCCGCGAAATGGTGGATGTGAAGAAGCCGGTTCTGTTCGACTGCATCGTTGATAAAACTGAAAACTGCTTCCCGATGATCCCCTCGGGGGCAGCTCATAACGATATGATTCTGGCGGATGAGGCCAAAGACCCGACGGATGCTATTTCCGAAGAAGGCAAAATCCTCGTATAA